The sequence GGTTGGAGCGCCCGGTGCCGGTAACATGCGGGTACTCTCCGCTCGGCACATCGAAGAGACAGTCTGGGTCGGTTGCCGAAGTATCAACGATGCTGGTGGTAAGCGTGACCGGGTTGTTGACAAACGCAGAGCTGCTGCCTCCAGGATCTCCAAAATAGATGATGCCTTTTGACTGCTCGGTTCCTTCAAAATCCGAGGGGGTGCCCGTGTTGTAGGCCGCCTGCATGGTCGATCCGCTGCCGACATGGATCCATTGAAACCAGGTGGTCATCGCCAGGCCATACGTCCGCACCCGGAAACGAGCGGGGCGGGCGCCTGAGGATGTCGCGGGTAACTGATGGGGGTTCCAAAGCTCCGGCTGGAGCCAGGCTCCGAGTCTGCCTTTTATCCCGTTGGTGTAGCTGCCGGGAGAGGTGGCCATCACGATCTGGTGCAGGCGGTGAAGGTACGGCAGATTCTCAATCCCGGCGAATGTATTGACAACCTCGCCAGGGTTGAGGCCATCAAAAATGCGGCAGTAAATCATGGTCGGGTAGCTGTCGGCATCGGCCTGATCGATGATGCTGGCCCCAATCCGAAAGATCTGAGCGTCCTTGACAGCGCTGGATTGTTCAAAACCAAATCCCATTACTCCATTGTTTGCGAGACTTTGATCCGGACTGGCAGTGTCTTTTGGTCCCGGGTCTCTCCCGAGCGAGCCGCTGAGGATGCCGGCTTTCAGAAGCTCAAAGAAGTTGGGTTCCCGCCCTTCTGCGGCGACGACATCCAATGTCTTGATGGCGTGATCCGAAGGCATGGGATTGGCGAGTTCCACGTAGTTCCAGCGCTTGTTCGCATTATCCCAATTCAGGCCGAAGCTGGCGCGGATGGCGGCATCGGAGATGCCTGAGGCGTTTCCATTTCTGGTGATCCATGCAAGTTTTGCCAGGGAAAAGCGGCGTTGCAGCAGCGGGCTGCCTTTGGCGATGGGGTAGGTGAGACTGCCGCCGGCATCGTCGTAATGGGTGATCACGAGGTCCGATGGCGCCCTCACATTGGCGAGATTACGATTGGCTTTTCCTGCCATGTCGGCCTCGGCTCCGTAATTCACTGTGCTGCCCGCCGGTGTAGTAGGCCTGGCCGATGGTGCATTGGCTGATCTGCTAAATGTGCTCAGATACGGACTGGCCTCAGAAGCGGCTTTTTTACTCAGGAAATCCAACATGTCCTGGCGGCTCAATAGCGGGTTGTCACCCGCCCATTGCTGGAGAAATCCTTTGCGTGCGGATTGGGTAAGCAGGTTTGACCAAGGGGAAAAAAGTGTGCTGCCGCCTTGATTACGCCGACTTACAAATTGATCGATTACAGATTGTGAAAGCCCGGGAATGACACTCAAGTCCGCATAAGACACGTAAGACTTGCCAGCAGTCGCTCCGGGCTCGGCGGCTACGGCCGCCTGAGGCAGGCCGGCCACATTGATGTCCAGGAGTGAACCCTGGTCGTAAATCACATAGGCGTAGCGGCCGAGAACGGCATTGGCATTCGCGCCGCCTGGATCGGCCCAGAGGCTGCCAGAGGCAGCCTCGGTATCGCTGCAAACGCGCGTTCCTGACCGGGTGACATAGATCCAGTCCGGAGGTTTTGCCGAGAACGGCTGTGCTGGTTGAGCGCCAAAGAGTTGTGGTTTGTTCCAACGGGCCGGGGTGACCCTGCGTCGATTGGCCGAGACATTGGTCGTGGAAACGTCAGACGCTACCAGGGAGGGCAGTTTGGCGGTGTCGTACCCGGCCGGATAGTTTGCATTATAGCGGCTGACTTGAAGAAGCGATGGGGGGAGTTTGGCGCCCGTGCTGTCCACATCCGTGGAGAAGTCTGTTGCCGGAAAACCGAGGCGTGCAGGAACAGAGGTGGAATTTGTCAGAGCTGGGTAGATGCGGATGCCGTTTACGGTGTCGCTTGCGTTTGCACTCGAACCTGCATCAATCTCTTGCAGCAGCCCCGACACAATCTGCTGCATTGCACTTTGGGCGACTTCTTCAGCTTTGATGGCTTGCCCATAGTTGCTCATGGACTGTTTGTCCAATTGCACGGAGATGAGATATGACAAAAGCAGGGCGGCCAGGATGGTGATGATCGCCAGAGTGGTAACCAAAGCCGCGCCTTTGTTTCTAGCACGGTAAGTTCTGGCGCGAGGAGGGCGGGAAGAAGTCATCGGATGGTGGCAATGGGGAGGGCTACCTGGCGCTCGAAGGATTTGAGTCCCACCCTCAGGGGTTCCGGGAGGCTGGCGATGCCGGAGCCGGAGCGAATCAGATCATTCCAGTATGCTGCGTAGCTTTCATTAGGGTCGGGAGTCCCGGAAAATGCATCCATCAGCTCCGAAATCCTGCCCGTGTCTTTGGCAAGCTTCAGCGCAGTTGAGTCAATCACCAGCAACGACAAAACCAGAGATCGGGCGTTCGTTGTCGAGGAGGGATTGTCATAGTCGTATTGAAACAACTTGCTCAACGTTCCATCTGCCAAAACAAATTGTACCTCCAGTCGGAGCACCCCGTCGGTGAGGGCCTGGGAGGTTGCCTTATCCAGATCCGGCATGAGGCCATGCGTGCCGTAAGGCGGCGTACTTGTTGAATCGAAGGAATACCCATAGTCATACCGGATCAACTCCGGTGCCGTGGGCAAGCCGGTCATTTGATAAGCCACCAGGGCAAGCTTGCGTTCCTGGCCCGGACTGGAAACCCGTGTGAGAAAAGCCAGCGCAGGCTTCCCTCCAGTATCTACAAAAGAAGCCAGATCCCGCCGTAGCACGCTGGACTGGATGTCCCGGTCCATCAGCCCCAACACGGTTCGAGCTTGGGTGAAATTGTCTACCCTGGCCCTACCGGTGCTCCATGTCTTGGACGCCAGCGAGACCATCTGTGATAGCAAAAGCAAGATCACCGACAATACGGCCACCGCTACCAGCAATTCGATCAACGTAAAGCCCACGGTGCGCCGGGGCGATGCATCCCAGCTAGTCGTCTCCACATCTTGGGATGGAAGTGGAGTGAAGATGGAATTTCTCAGCTTTCGGGAAAACATCAGGATTATCGAGGGGGAATGCTGGCGAGCACTTCATAGTGTCCGGCCGCATTTGCCGGCGACGCTTGGGCGGGCCAGTGAAAATTAAGATATACCGAGAAATTCTTCCGACTCCCCACGGCCGGGGCGTCAACGCGATAGGTCAGGGCGTATCGAGCTTCAGCCGCCGAGGGAGCGATCAAGCCGTTCTGATCCAGATTGACGACTGTTTTCGCTATGCTTGAGCCAGGCTGCAATGCGGGGATTGGAAACTTTGCACCCAAATTGCTATCTGGTGTGTTCCTTCTCATCGCCAAAAGTTTCTGGCTCAAATGACTCACCTGCAGAATATCGGCTGATTCCTTCTCGGTTCGGATTCCCACAGCGAACAGCCCCATCAGGGCGACCAAACAAAATGAAGTGATTCCCAAAGCCAAAACAACTTCGGTCAAGCTGAATCCAGGGACCTTCCGAGGAGTATGCATTTTCTGGGGGAGTGTTACAAAGTGAAACGATAAAGATTACATAGTACCTACATCAATGTTTTTTTTAGGTAGATTTGCTCTGGGATTGGGTTTGGATATTTTAGCGAGGAGGTCAGAAATCCCAGAAACATCGGATTTTGTTCATTTCTTCGGTTGCAAACAGTTTCCTTTTGAAACATTGTTGTCGCAACTCCCCTTCTGATGTCTTGTCCCACAATCGCCAGCAAGGCCTTTTCGCTCGTTGAACTCCTCTGT comes from Terrimicrobium sacchariphilum and encodes:
- a CDS encoding PulJ/GspJ family protein, translated to MFSRKLRNSIFTPLPSQDVETTSWDASPRRTVGFTLIELLVAVAVLSVILLLLSQMVSLASKTWSTGRARVDNFTQARTVLGLMDRDIQSSVLRRDLASFVDTGGKPALAFLTRVSSPGQERKLALVAYQMTGLPTAPELIRYDYGYSFDSTSTPPYGTHGLMPDLDKATSQALTDGVLRLEVQFVLADGTLSKLFQYDYDNPSSTTNARSLVLSLLVIDSTALKLAKDTGRISELMDAFSGTPDPNESYAAYWNDLIRSGSGIASLPEPLRVGLKSFERQVALPIATIR